The proteins below are encoded in one region of Vulpes lagopus strain Blue_001 chromosome 10, ASM1834538v1, whole genome shotgun sequence:
- the LOC121500763 gene encoding peroxiredoxin-1-like, whose translation MYSGNAKIGHPVPNFHTVAIMPSGQFKDITPPDYKGRHIVFFFYPLDFTFVRPTETIAFRDRTEEFKKLTKSGHLVIAASVDYHFYHLAWINTPKKEEGLGPMNIPLVSDPRCSIAQDYGILKADEGISFRGLFIVDEKNILWQITVNDLPVSCSVDETLRLV comes from the exons ATGTACTCAGGAAATGCCAAAATTGGGCATCCTgtccccaactt CCACACTGTGGCTATTATGCCAAGTGGCCAGTTCAAAGACATCACACCACCTGACTACAAAGGCAGACacattgtgttctttttttaccCTCTTGATTTCACCTTTGTGCGCCCCACAGAGACCATTGCTTTCAGGGACAGGAcagaagaatttaagaaactcaccaagtcggggcacctgg TGATTGCTGCTTCTGTGGATTATCATTTCTATCACTTGGCATGGATCAACACACCCAAGAAAGAAGAAGGACTGGGACCCATGAACATTCCCTTGGTGTCAGACCCCAGGTGTAGCATCGCTC aggaCTATGGAATCTTAAAGGCTGATGAAGGCATCTCATTCAGGGGCCTCTTCATTGTTGATGAGAAAAATATCCTTTGGCAGATCACCGTGAATGACCTTCCTGTCAGCTGCTCTGTGGATGAGACGCTGAGGCTAGTTTAG